One Streptosporangium sp. NBC_01495 DNA window includes the following coding sequences:
- a CDS encoding GntP family permease, with amino-acid sequence MSPLLTALAAPAATSPGRLVPAALVGIALIVVLITYFKLHPFLSLTLGSLAVGAVAGLAMTDTIAAFTDGFGSTAAGVGTLIALGAMFGKLLADSGGADEIVDTIVGRSSPRSLPWAMAAVGALIGLPMFFEIGLVLLMPVIFLVSRRSGVSLIRVGIPALAGLSVMHGLVPPHPGPLVAIDALRADLGITLGLGVLIAIPTVAIAGPLFAKYAARWVDVPAPELYETRPPAEDTRRPSFGVTLATVLLPVVLMMGKALADILTAEGDVLRTVLDFLGTPLVALLIAVIVAMFTLGLGAGMDRKAIAKSLEQSLPPIAGILLIVAAGGGFKQTLIDTGIGDLIATWVENSGLSVLLLAWLVAVLIRLATGSATVATVTASGILAPLVANLSVGETSLLVLAIGAGSLFFSHVNDAGFWLVKEYFGLTVGQNIKTWSVMETIISVTGLIFVLILSLFM; translated from the coding sequence GTGAGCCCTCTCCTGACCGCCCTCGCCGCGCCCGCCGCCACCTCCCCCGGCAGGCTCGTCCCGGCCGCGCTCGTCGGCATCGCGCTCATCGTCGTACTGATCACGTACTTCAAGCTGCACCCCTTCCTGAGCCTGACCCTCGGCTCGCTGGCGGTCGGAGCCGTCGCGGGCCTGGCGATGACCGACACCATCGCCGCCTTCACCGACGGGTTCGGCAGCACCGCGGCCGGTGTCGGCACGCTCATCGCGCTCGGCGCGATGTTCGGCAAGCTGCTCGCCGACTCCGGCGGGGCCGACGAGATCGTGGACACGATCGTCGGCCGGTCCAGCCCCCGATCCCTGCCCTGGGCGATGGCCGCGGTGGGCGCGCTGATCGGCCTGCCGATGTTCTTCGAGATCGGCCTCGTACTGCTGATGCCGGTCATCTTCCTGGTCTCGCGCCGCTCCGGCGTCTCCCTGATCCGGGTAGGCATACCCGCGCTCGCGGGCCTCTCCGTGATGCACGGGCTCGTCCCTCCGCACCCGGGCCCGCTGGTCGCCATCGACGCCCTCAGGGCCGATCTCGGCATCACGCTGGGCCTGGGCGTGCTCATCGCCATCCCGACGGTCGCCATCGCCGGGCCGCTGTTCGCCAAGTACGCGGCCCGCTGGGTGGACGTACCGGCACCGGAGCTCTACGAGACCCGGCCCCCGGCGGAGGACACCCGGCGTCCGTCGTTCGGTGTCACCCTCGCCACCGTGCTGCTGCCGGTCGTGCTGATGATGGGCAAGGCCCTCGCCGACATCCTCACCGCCGAGGGCGACGTCCTGCGCACCGTGCTCGACTTCCTCGGTACGCCGCTGGTGGCGCTGCTCATCGCCGTCATCGTGGCGATGTTCACCCTGGGCCTCGGTGCCGGCATGGACAGGAAGGCGATCGCGAAGTCCCTGGAGCAGTCGCTGCCGCCGATCGCGGGCATCCTGCTGATCGTGGCCGCCGGCGGCGGTTTCAAGCAGACGCTGATCGACACCGGGATCGGCGACCTCATCGCCACGTGGGTGGAGAACAGCGGTCTGTCGGTGCTGCTGCTCGCCTGGCTGGTCGCCGTGCTCATCCGGCTGGCCACGGGCTCGGCGACCGTCGCGACCGTCACGGCCTCGGGGATCCTGGCCCCGCTGGTCGCCAACCTCAGCGTCGGGGAGACCTCGCTGCTCGTGCTCGCCATCGGTGCGGGCTCGCTGTTCTTCTCCCACGTCAACGACGCGGGCTTCTGGCTGGTCAAGGAGTACTTCGGGCTCACCGTGGGCCAGAACATCAAGACCTGGTCGGTGATGGAGACGATCATCTCGGTGACCGGCCTGATCTTCGTCCTGATCCTGAGCCTTTTCATGTAG
- a CDS encoding gluconokinase gives MNPAQDPASPPPGAALLVVMGVTGSGKTTVGAALSQRLRVPFADADDFHSEASIAKMSDGIPLDDEDRLPWLRAIGAWLGEHAATGGVASCSALKRSYRDILREAAPTVSFVHLHGEMDAVRRRVAGRPGHFMPASLVESQFKTLETLEPDERGIVLDFSSPVDELVDAYLAATARTPSTTTAAPRTGPNPPPADSADPATPAAPQDRGRDDEAGSTR, from the coding sequence ATGAACCCCGCTCAGGATCCCGCCTCACCACCCCCGGGCGCCGCGCTGCTCGTCGTCATGGGTGTGACCGGTTCCGGCAAGACCACCGTGGGCGCCGCCCTCAGCCAGCGGTTACGGGTGCCGTTCGCCGATGCCGACGACTTCCACAGCGAGGCCAGCATCGCCAAGATGTCGGACGGGATCCCCCTTGACGACGAGGACCGGCTGCCCTGGCTGCGCGCGATCGGCGCCTGGCTCGGCGAGCATGCGGCCACCGGCGGCGTGGCGAGTTGCTCGGCGCTCAAGCGGAGCTACCGCGACATCCTGCGCGAGGCCGCGCCGACGGTGAGCTTCGTCCATCTCCACGGTGAGATGGACGCCGTACGCCGGAGAGTGGCCGGCCGCCCGGGGCACTTCATGCCCGCCTCGCTGGTCGAGTCGCAGTTCAAGACCCTGGAAACCCTGGAGCCCGACGAGCGGGGGATCGTCCTCGACTTCTCCTCACCCGTGGACGAGCTCGTGGACGCCTACCTCGCCGCGACGGCCCGGACGCCCTCGACGACGACGGCCGCCCCTCGGACGGGACCGAACCCGCCGCCCGCCGACTCCGCCGACCCGGCCACCCCGGCCGCGCCTCAGGACCGGGGCCGGGACGACGAGGCCGGGAGCACGAGGTGA
- a CDS encoding SAM-dependent methyltransferase, producing MSTPRESDWQPVELDADRPHSARIWNYWLGGKDNYPADREAGDMVEQLIPGIVDSARADRAFLGRCIQYLVAETGIRQFLDIGTGLPTADNTHEVAQRIAPESRVVYVDNDPLVLVHARALLVSSPEGATNYIDADLRDPHHILRAAAETLDFTKPVALMLLGILHHITDYGEARKAVQELVDAVPSGSHLVIAHATAEVHGDAMHEAMRRFMERGGTPIVARGRDHLTSFFDGLELLEPGVVSCSRWRPEHSPWGEAAEVSQFCGVARKP from the coding sequence ATGAGTACCCCTCGCGAATCCGACTGGCAGCCCGTGGAGCTCGATGCCGATCGGCCGCATTCGGCCCGCATCTGGAATTACTGGCTGGGCGGAAAGGACAACTATCCCGCCGACCGCGAGGCCGGGGACATGGTCGAGCAGCTCATCCCCGGCATCGTCGACTCGGCCCGTGCCGACCGGGCGTTCCTCGGCCGCTGCATCCAGTACCTCGTCGCCGAGACCGGGATTCGCCAGTTCCTCGACATCGGCACGGGCCTTCCCACCGCCGACAACACGCACGAGGTGGCGCAGCGGATCGCCCCGGAGTCCCGGGTCGTCTACGTCGACAACGACCCGCTGGTCCTGGTTCACGCCCGCGCCCTGCTCGTCAGCAGCCCGGAAGGCGCCACCAACTACATCGACGCCGACCTGCGCGATCCCCACCACATCCTGCGGGCGGCCGCGGAGACCCTCGACTTCACCAAGCCCGTCGCGCTGATGCTGCTGGGGATCCTGCACCACATCACCGATTACGGCGAGGCCCGGAAGGCCGTACAGGAACTGGTCGACGCCGTCCCCTCGGGCAGCCACCTGGTGATCGCGCACGCCACCGCCGAGGTTCACGGCGACGCCATGCACGAGGCGATGCGGCGGTTCATGGAGCGGGGCGGCACCCCGATCGTGGCCCGCGGTCGCGACCACCTCACCTCGTTCTTCGACGGCCTGGAACTCCTGGAGCCCGGCGTGGTCTCCTGCTCGCGATGGCGTCCGGAACACTCCCCGTGGGGTGAGGCCGCGGAGGTGTCCCAGTTCTGCGGCGTCGCCCGCAAGCCCTGA